In the genome of Monodelphis domestica isolate mMonDom1 chromosome 2, mMonDom1.pri, whole genome shotgun sequence, one region contains:
- the RTN4RL1 gene encoding reticulon-4 receptor-like 1 has translation MLAKGHYVKLFLVLCGLELQVGVCCPVDCVCYPAPMTVSCQAHNFAAIPEGIPEDSERIFLQNNQISFLLPGHFSPSMVTLWIYSNNITFIDPDTFKGFVHLEELDLGDNRHLRTLAPETFQGLARLHALYLYKCGLSSLPAGIFGGLHNLQYLYLQDNHIEFLQDDIFVDLVNLSHLFLHGNKLWKLTQNTFRGLVNLDRLLLHENHLQLVQPRAFHDLQRLTTLFLFNNSLSEVQGDCLTYLGALEFLRLNGNPWDCGCRARSLWEWLRRFRGSSSSVLCASPEWMQGRDLKLLQAQDFRNCTGAESLHQLKSHTLATTDRAAHKEHPPPAHGGPKEKGSQHSFHGHQPGSRPGSRKPGKNCTNYRNRNHISKPGAGGARKNGHEVQDYIPDYHHKFSFDMMPTVRPKKKGKCARRTPILAPSGVQQASRGSALRASLLAWILVLAVTLR, from the coding sequence GTCACTATGTGAAGTTGTTCCTGGTGCTTTGTGGCCTGGAGCTCCAGGTGGGCGTCTGCTGCCCCGTGGACTGTGTGTGCTACCCGGCGCCCATGACCGTCAGCTGCCAGGCACACAACTTTGCCGCCATCCCCGAGGGCATCCCCGAGGACAGTGAGCGCATCTTTCTGCAGAACAACCAGATCAGCTTCCTTCTCCCAGGCCACTTCAGCCCCTCCATGGTCACGCTCTGGATCTACTCCAACAACATCACCTTCATCGACCCTGACACCTTCAAGGGCTTTGTGCACCTGGAGGAACTGGACCTGGGGGACAACCGCCACCTGCGGACTTTGGCCCCCGAGACCTTCCAGGGCCTGGCCAGACTGCACGCCCTCTACCTGTACAAGTGCGGCCTCAGCTCCCTGCCCGCCGGCATCTTCGGCGGCCTCCACAACCTCCAGTATCTCTACCTACAGGACAATCACATCGAGTTTCTGCAGGACGACATCTTTGTGGACCTCGTCAACCTCAGCCACTTATTCCTCCACGGCAATAAGCTCTGGAAGCTCACCCAGAACACCTTCCGCGGCCTGGTCAACCTGGACCGCCTGCTCCTACATGAGAACCACCTGCAGCTGGTGCAGCCTCGGGCCTTCCACGACCTCCAGAGACTCACCACCCTCTTCCTGTTCAACAACAGCCTCTCAGAAGTGCAGGGCGACTGCCTCACCTACCTGGGGGCCCTCGAGTTTCTGCGGCTCAACGGCAACCCCTGGGACTGCGGCTGCCGGGCCCGGTCCTTGTGGGAGTGGCTGCGGAGGTTCCGGGGGTCCAGCTCCAGCGTGCTCTGCGCTTCCCCCGAGTGGATGCAGGGCCGGGACCTGAAGCTGCTTCAGGCCCAGGATTTCAGGAACTGCACAGGGGCCGAGTCTCTGCACCAGCTCAAGTCCCACACGCTTGCCACCACCGACCGGGCCGCTCACAAGGAGCATCCCCCTCCTGCCCACGGCGGTCCCAAGGAGAAGGGGTCCCAGCACAGCTTCCATGGCCACCAGCCCGGCTCCCGTCCGGGTTCCAGGAAGCCTGGCAAGAACTGTACTAACTACAGGAACCGGAACCACATCTCCAAGCCGGGGGCTGGTGGGGCCCGGAAAAACGGTCACGAGGTCCAGGACTACATACCCGACTACCACCACAAGTTCAGCTTTGACATGATGCCCACAGTACGCCCCAAAAAGAAGGGCAAGTGTGCCCGGAGGACCCCCATTCTTGCGCCCAGCGGGGTGCAGCAGGCCTCCCGGGGCAGCGCGCTCAGGGCCTCCCTCCTGGCGTGGATCCTGGTGCTGGCGGTTACCCTCCGCTGA